The following nucleotide sequence is from Numida meleagris isolate 19003 breed g44 Domestic line unplaced genomic scaffold, NumMel1.0 unplaced_Scaffold424, whole genome shotgun sequence.
GAGCAAAGACGTTCTCCCTGGGAAGCTCTGGAGGCCACACATGGTGGGAAATAATATCAAAGGCTCGAACTAAGGTGGAGAAATCTTTAATGAATGTTGAAATAGGAAAATGAGATCACTCTGAGCACAGGCTCCACAGTACAGGATTCGCCTGACACCACGTTTGAGTTCAGGCAGGGCACGTGCCTTATTTTCTAGCACAGAATGGACTGGTTCTGAGGAGACTCACATCTCAGAGGAACataggaaaaaagcaaaaaaagaaaagctggagaaaaaatggagaaagagacAGGTAAGTGGGTTCAGGAATGGAAGCTTAGACATGAGCCAGGTTAACTGAAAGCCCAAGCTTGCCTCTTCCTGCCACTATTTCCTAGAGCAGCTGAGGATGGTCAGGTATTCTGAAAGCAGTGGCTTGAAGATTCCTTCTTGATCCATCAATATCTTCACGGTCACAGTTTCTGGACGAATTTCTCCAGGACCATGGCCAGCGGCTTTAGCAGGGCAGGCACCTTCTGCCACAGTAGCCGCTGCTGAAGCCAGACAAGTTAAAGCCCCCCGAGGTGATGGGCACGCCctcagagctgaggatgctgccaacagcagcggAGGTGGAGGATCCCACAACGGTGTTctgtgggaaggagctgaggatgggtcCGGGCAGGGTCACCACCACGGGAGAGGGTTCGATGACGATGGTGGAGTTCTGGCACTGCCTGACACAGGGCTcattgcagctgctggccaGAGGGGTGGGGCCGCAGGGCCGGCATGGCACGCACTGACTGTAGCAGGACATGTCTTGGGGCTGGCGATACACCTGGGAGAGAGGGACAGAAGGAAGTAGAACACAAGGGTATGTGAGGGACAGCCTGGATACCCTGCCATGGCAACTACTAGCCAtcacagagaaggctgagaaaaaAGGACACGTACCTATGTTTTACCAGGGCCCTACAAAGAGCAGTCTGGCCCAGGGAGATTCTCACAGACTGAATAAATCTAAAGCCATGTAAGCTGTGTCCCAAGCACTTCCTACGCAGACCTTATCCCCTGTACGGTCTCCCATAGCAAGGAACTCCGCTGTTGTATGAGACAACAACTGAGGCAAAATCTCACTTtgcaagaggaggagagaggctTCGCACTTACCTGGTTCCCAATGAGAATGAGGCAAGAGAAGTGGATGGGAGAGCTGGGAATTGAGCTGCCTTTTATACTGGTCCTTCATTGCTGCAGGCCTGCAGGCACCATTGATATAGGCACTAATTTTCTGACAAGCTGACCTTGAATGCATGCCATTCCTTCTCATTGTATGGGCTGTGTTTTGGTTTCCTGCAGTGCTACCTTTTCATNNNNNNNNNNNNNNNNNNNNNNNNNNNNNNNNNNNNNNNNNNNNNNNNNNNNNNNNNNNNNNNNNNNNNNNNNNNNNNNNNNNNNNNNNNNNNNNNNNNNNNNNNNNNNNNNNNNNNNNNNNNNNNNNNNNNNNNNNNNNNNNNNNNNNNNNNNNNNNNNNNNNNNNNNNNNNNN
It contains:
- the LOC110391633 gene encoding feather keratin Cos1-1/Cos1-3/Cos2-1-like, which produces MASSCHGRVSRLSLTYPCVLLPSVPLSQVYRQPQDMSCYSQCVPCRPCGPTPLASSCNEPCVRQCQNSTIVIEPSPVVVTLPGPILSSFPQNTVVGSSTSAAVGSILSSEGVPITSGGFNLSGFSSGYCGRRCLPC